The sequence below is a genomic window from Saccopteryx leptura isolate mSacLep1 chromosome 3, mSacLep1_pri_phased_curated, whole genome shotgun sequence.
TGTTTAATCGCTTGAGAAACTGCCAgattgctttccatagtggctgattTAGTTTACATTCCCCCCAGAAATAATATGAGTGTTCCaatttctctgcatccttgccaacgcttatctttctttctttctttgagaggaagggaaagagatgagaagcatcaacttgttgtggcaccttagttgttcattgattgctttctcatacatgccttgagggagagggaaggggggtggctacagccaggccagtgaccatgtcgatgttcccacgctcaagctggtgccaCGCtgaagcaagcgaccttggggtctcaaacctggggcctcagcatcccaggtcgacccttcatccactgcaccaccacccatcaGGCATTATGACTTTCTGATTATAGACATTCTAGTGGGAGTGAACTGATCTCTCACtgtaaacaaatttatttttttatttattcattttagagaggagagggagagacagagagagagagagagagagagagaggagagacagagagagagaagtgggggaggagctagaagcatcaactcccatatgtgccttgaccaggcaagcccagggtttcaaaccggtgacctcagcatttccaggtcgacgctttatccactgcgccaccacaggtcaggctctcactgtggttttaatttgcatttttctgctgACTAataatgctgagcatcttttcatgtgcttattggccatttgtatgtcatctCTGGGAAAtctctgttcaggtcctctgccaattttttttatgttgattttagagagaggaaggggtagtgtcgggagccgatccactaatgctggttaactaggtcacagcagaagaagatccacaactgctggttgacaaagtcacagcaaaagaagatagagtcaccgcagtaaagaccaacagctgcgggttgacaaagtcaccgcaaggaaaggcatgatacttccccctttaatcttttgaactaatctggccttatatcccccctttttctgggtgtgtgctattatttgtggcacagggataatagtaccgtactttccctgtagatttgtagtaatttctttggaaatgagacagagggtgtgagttccacagaaaagcctgtaagccccttgaacggggctcatagacataagaggctggctatgatatccctcataaagggttaagtttgtaggagaattccttcttaatcatgttagaaagaatagattgtgacttgtgactaggtaggaggcagtagctgtgtacagagcacctctcggccttcacttaattcaacatttttcctcctagccttttcatgtaatagagtaaagaaacattcctttcttcttgcttatttaatctgcagatagtgatacactctgagaagaatagaggtagaacttaactagtgtttaaatataataaataagtaatatttgactagacaatagtatcttagataaggtataataaaatggcccattgtgtggcctaggatgaaagcgcagtcagcaagaaaagagtgttttactaagagaattgtcttttgactaaaggcaattgctaggctttctcaatgagatgttctcataagatttacatactttccaaaattctttaataatgagagaaatgtagggaaatccatagaagtaataacaattaatgtcttatgttgctactaggctatcttgcaagtgcactctgtatatctttgggtgaaagctattcttaatgttctgtcaatttctttataggcaagccttttagaatcttgtgagaaaaagtaggacactgcttaaactcaaagccatttatctgagcaaacggttgtccattgttagtccttaataatctcgtctgctaatctctctctgccccttaactcacaacagcagtaaagttagttaacttttagtactaataccttaaaagcttttaccgatgttgttatcactattcaagttattttgtattttgaatgatttgctacctggtttgtaatttatagatataaattaactgttatccagaaacatgtaaacatagtgaaacagaagcaatgattaacaccatgtaattgtaactcagtgtgtgtgtataaaaagggagctatactagcattgagcagagatgcctggcagtaaatgctaactagagaataaagagaaagaaaagaattcggctctctcactcgatttcgccgacgccgtctcttcctgtgggacccctggatcccccccggggctggaccccggcagggtagagcaagagagagaaaaatatcaatttgttgttccacttgtttcttgtctgtgccctgacccgggattgaacctgcaaccttggtgtatcaggatgatgctctaaccaagtgagctacccatccagggcctattgctaattttttaattgagttactgtatttgtcttttttattattgagctggaagagttctttatattttctggcTACAAGtcccttatcaaatgtatgacttacaaatattttctcccgcctgaccaggcggtggcacagtggatagagcataggtctgggatgcagaagacctaggttcgagaccctgaggtcaccagcttaagcgcgggctcatctggtttgagcaaagctcaccagcttggacccaacgtcgctggcttgtgcgaggggttactcggtctgctgaaggcccacggtcaaggcacatatgagaaagcaatcaatgaacagctaaggtgtcgcatcaaagaattgatgcttctcatctctctccattcctgtctgtctgtccctatctgtccctctctctgactctttctctctttctctgtaaaaaaaaacaacaacaacaaatattttctcccatcctgtggcttgtcttttcactttcttgatagtgtcctttgaaacatagaagcttttaattttgattaaatacAACTTATCTACTGTTGctcatgcttttggtgtcatgaCCCATTGTCTATTTAAGGTCATGGAGATTTACTGCTATATCTTCTAAAAATTGTATCGTTTTAGGCAGGAGACTCTCTGCTCCTTGGCAAGGGGTCAGCAGCTCAGGGCAGTGAGCACTTTTGAGGGAGTGGGCAGCCGTGGAAGGTCCCTGTGGCTGGAGAGTAGTTGTTTAGAGAAGTGAACCTGGGAGGAAAGAAACCCTTGGTCTGGATTCCACTAAGAAGTGAGGCTCAGAGCGGTTGCTCAGCTCactagaggcagagacagaccccagaCACCTTGGTACAGGCCCTGCTACAGTGCGAAGAGAGCCCGCTTGGGGTCTCagtgctttctctgtgtcccccAGGTCTCTTCCTGTCCCCAGCCCCGGCTGCAGCAAATGAACCTGCCCTGGACGAAGTGGGGGTCATGGCCCTGGCGCCCCTTGCCGACGTGCTAAGCAGCCCACAGCCGAGCCCCACGGCAGGGCCCATCGTGAGCCCCCTGACGGGCCCTCTCAACACGctgctgccctgcccagggcccaTATCACAGAACAACCCACTCACCAGTCTTCTGACTGGCTCTCTGAGCGGCCCCATGGCAATGCCCGCAGCAGGCACACTAACCAGCTCTCTGGGCTCGCTCTCCACCGGCCCCCTGACTCCAAGCGGCCACTTGACCAGCTCCATGCCAGTGTGCCCAGTGGGCACACTAACCAGCTCTCTGGGCTCGCTCTCCACCGGCCCCCTGACTCCAAGCGGCCACTTGGCCAGCTCCATGCCAGTGTGCCCAGTGGGCACACTAACCAGCTCTCTGGGCTCGCTCTCCACCGGCCCCCTGACTCCAAGCGGCCCCATGACAGTCCCCCTAGGAGTGTGTCAGAACAGTTCCCCGATGGCCCCTATGACAGGCACAATGGCCATTTCTCTGAACAGCCCCCTGCTCACCTCCATGGCTGCCTCTCCAGATGTTTCTCAGAACCTTCTTGCCAACCCTATGAGCAATCTGGTGCTGTCAGAGACCCCAAGGGTGCGGCTAGCAGAGCCAGTGCACGGACATTCCTCTGGTCCCCATCCCTCAGCTGGCACGGGGCCTGCTGCCACCTCCAAAGGTAACTGGTACAGGGGGAGGGGACCTCCTGCCAGGCCAGTCCCTGCTCCTGCCTCGCCCttatccttctctcctttctgcccCACCTTGTTACCAGTACCACCCTCCACCGAACACCCCCTGCCAGCCCAGGACCGGGAGCCCCTCAGTGTGACGTTCGTGGGTGAGCCCATCAAGACCTCCACTCCTGTCAGCGCCGTGGCCATGCCCGGCTCCATGACAGCCTTCTCCTACGGCACCTCAGATGCCCTGACCCAGTCGGGTGCCCCTCAGGGACAAGcggcccctgtccctgtccccactgccccGACTGCCTCCCCCTCCACTGCAGTCCTTCCCTCTGCAGCTACACCTGCCCCTCAAGCTGCCAACTACAGCCCCTCGAGCACCTCCCACTCCCCCACCCGGCCCTCACCCACCTCTCACTCCGCTCCACGCAACCCCCACTCCCCGCCCCGAACCTCCTCTTCTCCGGCTTCCGTCAATGACACCCGGGGCCCACGTGTCGCTGAGACGTCTCGAAAAAGCATCCTGGACTTGGAGCGGAAGGTGGCCCACCGCAAGACCAGCAAGTTCCCTGACAGCCCCCGAGGTCAGTGCTGTAACTGGGTTCAATCCCATCCGGGGGGACCCCCAGCTGCCCTCGgagaccccctcccccaggcaccAGCCTGGGCTGCTGACCACTGCCActgcccaccccctccaccccgtgCTGTCTTCAGAGCCGAAGCAGCTGGTCTGGGAGAGGTTGGTGGGCGAGATCGCCTTTCAGCTGGACCGTAGGATCCTGTCCAGCATCTTCCCTGAGCGCGTGCGGCTCTACGGCTTCACCGTCTCCAACATTCCCGAGAAAATTATCCAGGTGTGTAGTGCCcgtctccccctcccgcagccaaagggcCTGCCCGGGCCCCTGGCAGGAATGAGGAGCATGCTGGCCCTTGAGGGACTGAGGGGGCCCCTTGCAGTCCAGGCAGGCGAGTGCAGCAGAATCCAAGGGCACCCTGGGGTGGAGGAACCACTGGTGTTTTGTCTAAGTGACCAAGGACATCCGGGACATCTAACAGCAGGAGCCTATGGCCCCAGATGCACATGCTTTtccagaggacagggaggggagggtgtCAGCATGGCTAGGTCTATATGCTCTCTCCCTTGGCCACTCCTGTGGCCTCCCCAGACTGAGGAGGGTGTGCAGGTGGGCTTCTTTTGGGAAATAGCCCTCTGTGCGTGCCCCCAGGCACCTGTTCCAAGCCATCTCCACCTGTGCTGTGCACCCGAGACCCAGGTATGTGATTAAGCAGGAGTGACTTTGGTTACAATGGGTTCATCTGTGCCTGTTTGAggcttcttttgctttttttgtgaaGGTGCCTTTGGTCTTTTATTTTAATGCGATCAGAATTACCCACCTTTTCCTTTATTGTTTGTACTTTCCATGTCTTGCTTAAGGCTAGAGGGTGGGGAGCAAATGTGAGCTGTCAGTCCTCTCCTCTAGTCCCCTGGGCAGGGGCGTCCCTGGCTCCCAGCTGTCCCCACGACCCGAGGGTGACCGGACCTGAACATCTCTCTTCTTCCAGATTGTCTCAGCTTCTCTTGGCCCTTCGTTCTTCGATATGAATTTTAAGATTAGTCTGTCAAGTTCCAGGAAAAGCctagtttacatttttttagttttgcattgatttataaattaaatgggAGAAGTGGCACATCTTTACCATGTTGGTTATTTCTACCCGCCCATCATCTCTGCTGTTTGTGTCGCTGGCCCACTTTGGCCGTGTATGGCTTGACCACCTCTGACTTTTGTCCAGGACCACTGAGGCCACGGCTGTGTCATGAGCGCAGACTGTCTATGGCTGTTTAAAAATTGGCAATTGATGTGGTAGAAGCACAATATTTATGTCTCTAAAAGGCTGCATTAAATATCTAGTTGTCAAAGACACATTTATTTGCAAGCACAAGTCTAGTAGTCCACATAGAAAGTGGGTATTAAGATCTCCATGTAAAgagatttttctattgtttgaaaAATGCCCATTTAAGTGGAAGAAGATATAAGTGCATCCCCCTTTGATCGGAACTTGGCTGTATAAGTCCTGCATTTCCTGGTCCCTCTGCCAGTTATTGCTTCTGCTTTAGAATTTATGTTGCTACTTAGTTAGCACTAAGTAGTCACtctttagagagaggcaggaagaggaaagCAGATTGTATGTAAGGCAATGCTTTTTCTTCTGGTGTTTGAGGATGTCAAGAAGCTCAGTGCGCCCTTGAGCCAGGGCCATGTTGGTCAGTTCTGGGAGCCTGTGGCTGTCACCACAACCC
It includes:
- the SPATC1 gene encoding speriolin — translated: MSLLTNYEGLRHQIERLVRENEELKKLVRLIRENHELKSAIKTQAGSLGLSGFSSGLGEAATGPQRQGLFLSPAPAAANEPALDEVGVMALAPLADVLSSPQPSPTAGPIVSPLTGPLNTLLPCPGPISQNNPLTSLLTGSLSGPIVGTLTSSLGSLSTGPLTPSGPMTVPLGVCQNSSPMAPMTGTMAISLNSPLLTSMAASPDVSQNLLANPMSNLVLSETPRVRLAEPVHGHSSGPHPSAGTGPAATSKVPPSTEHPLPAQDREPLSVTFVGEPIKTSTPVSAVAMPGSMTAFSYGTSDALTQSGAPQGQAAPVPVPTAPTASPSTAVLPSAATPAPQAANYSPSSTSHSPTRPSPTSHSAPRNPHSPPRTSSSPASVNDTRGPRVAETSRKSILDLERKVAHRKTSKFPDSPREPKQLVWERLVGEIAFQLDRRILSSIFPERVRLYGFTVSNIPEKIIQASLNQSNHKLDEELCQTLTQRYVSVMNRLQSLGYNGRVHPVLTEQLVNAYGILRERPELAASEGGSYTVDFLQQVLVETVHPSMLTDALLLLSCLSQLAHDDGKPLFIW